One Ranitomeya imitator isolate aRanImi1 chromosome 1, aRanImi1.pri, whole genome shotgun sequence DNA window includes the following coding sequences:
- the LOC138669953 gene encoding uncharacterized protein, translated as MEGVLANIAKIYADFTFEANQLAVSVREREEQRLRILRQRRKRRLWIHPITAQRMTRGVYSTLYMELRENPQKFFNYVRMRAENFEFLLGYVEDCIRRRDTQMRFSISPAERLMVTIRFLATGESFSSLHFQYRLGISTISGIIRDTCRALWECLQAEYIPEPSQERWLEIAQNFQQICQFPNCVGAVDGKHIRIVKPSGSGSQFYNYKKYFSIVLMAIADAQCKFIAVDIGAYGRANDSQIFKNSPMGRRLYGETFDFPPPRPLPGTTSPPLPFVCVGDDAFQLSPHLLKPFGSSGLTQRKKIYNYRLTRARRVVECAFGILTAKWRVLLTAIKLQTETVDDVVKACVVLHNFVLSKEQVSLEDNVSESTLRDYQNPTFRSPVAVSRMRDSFADYFMSPAGSVDWQYEMV; from the exons atggaaggagtcctggcgaacattgcaaagatctatgcggattttacttttgaggcaaatcagttggcagtcagcgttcgagagagggaggaacaaagactgcgcatcctacggcagcggcggaagagaaggctgtggatccatcccatcacagcacaacgtatgacccgtggtgtttattccacgctttacatggaactaagggaaaaccctcaaaagttcttcaattatgtgaggatgagagctgaaaatttcgagtttttattgggctatgtggaagactgtatacgtagacgagacacccagatgcgattctcaatatcaccagcagagcgtctcatggtgactattcg attccttgcaactggagagtcgttctcatccctccattttcagtatcgacttgggatatccaccatctcggggatcatcagagatacctgccgggcattgtgggagtgcctacaagctgaatacatcccagagccatcacaggagaggtggctggagatcgcccaaaattttcagcaaatttgccagtttccaaattgtgttggagcagttgatggaaagcacatacggatcgtcaaaccttcaggctctggatcacagttttataactataagaagtacttctctattgtgttgatggccatagccgatgcacaatgcaagttcatcgctgttgatatcggtgcgtatggacgcgcaaatgattcacaaatctttaaaaattcaccaatggggcgccgtttatatggagagacatttgattttccgccccctagacctctccctggaaccactagtccaccattaccatttgtttgtgttggagatgatgccttccagctttccccacacttgctgaaaccctttggaagtagtggactgacccagaggaaaaaaatttacaattaccgcttaaccagagcacgaagagttgtggaatgtgcttttggcatcttaactgccaaatggagagtcctgctaactgcaattaaactgcagactgaaactgtcgatgatgtggtcaaagcgtgcgttgtcctgcacaattttgttttatcaaaagaacaagtttccctggaggataatgtttctgaaagcaccttacgggattaccaaaaccccacttttcgcagtccagtagcagtctccagaatgcgggacagttttgcagactacttcatgtctcctgcaggatcagttgactggcagtatgaaatggtgtaa